A stretch of Cicer arietinum cultivar CDC Frontier isolate Library 1 chromosome 5, Cicar.CDCFrontier_v2.0, whole genome shotgun sequence DNA encodes these proteins:
- the LOC101511042 gene encoding cysteine-rich receptor-like protein kinase 19 yields MAYNILKLFSIIFLFCTIFSPAETASTYSHYNCSNMQTFSPNSTYKINLNTLLSTLLSKASDTTSHGFYSTSTLIDKTETIYGLFMCNGYTNHCGECVRNSTKTLTSLCDLNKEAIIWSDECLVRYSNRSFFNIMEESPSWCVQDSMDHQGSLVTFYQTLRALMKLLLKDAEYEALKDKYNKFVVTKDTYDEDHKFLFGIAQCTPNLSKNDCIKCLRDAMNYLQTSCASGKIGGSVLYPSCIVRYDPNPFFPLTRGKRKKKGGLSFFTFYYAVIPVMIFSIMVFCFTSYQLRRRERKNLKYQKENFGEEISTEINSLQFDFDVIRLATNKFSDDNKIGEGGFGDVYKGMFPNGDEIAVKRLIRHSSQGAVEFKNEVLLIAKLQHRNLVRLLGFCLKRNEKILIYEYMHNKSLDYYLFSPENPRKLNWHQRYKIIRGIARGILYLHEDSHLKIIHCDLKPSNILLDDKMNAKISDFGLARIVAIDQMQGNTSIIGGTYGYMSPEYAMLGQFSVKSDVFSFGVIILEIINGKRNVDYNGEDSIDDLVSHGWKKWRDNKQLELLDPPLAYSCSETEVNRCIQIGLLCVQENPDQRPTMATIALYFNCYSIDLPLPQQPAFYMRGKIESRMASKKIMSGRPRSYSVTRF; encoded by the exons ATGGCTTACAATATTCTGAAATTGTTCTCAATTATTTTTCTGTTCTGCACTATATTTTCACCTGCAGAAACAGCATCAACATACAGCCATTACAATTGCTCCAACATGCAAACATTTAGTCCAAATAGCACATACAAAATCAATctaaacacacttttatctaCACTTTTATCCAAAGCTTCTGACACAACCAGCCATGGCTTCTACAGCACTAGTACATTAATTGATAAAACAGAAACGATCTATGGTCTCTTCATGTGTAATGGATATACAAATCATTGTGGAGAATGTGTTAGGAACTCTACCAAGACACTTACCTCactgtgtgacttaaataaagaAGCTATCATTTGGTCTGATGAATGTTTGGTTCGTTATTCCAACAGGTCTTTCTTCAATATTATGGAAGAATCTCCATCGTGGTGTGTGCAGGACTCAATGGATCATCAAGGTTCATTGGTAACTTTTTACCAAACTTTAAGGGCTTTGATGAAGCTTCTTCTAAAGGATGCCGAGTATGAAGCTCTAAAggataaatataacaaatttgTTGTCACGAAAGATACTTATGATGAGGATCATAAATTCTTGTTTGGAATTGCTCAGTGTAcaccaaacctctccaagaaCGATTGCATAAAATGTTTAAGGGATGCTATGAATTATCTTCAAACATCATGTGCTAGTGGGAAGATTGGAGGAAGTGTTTTATATCCAAGTTGTATTGTCAGATATGATCCTAATCCATTTTTTCCATTAACTAGAG gaaaaagaaagaaaaagggaGGTCTATCATTTTTCACGTTTTATTATGCAGTTATTCCTGTCATGATTTTCTCTATTATGGTTTTCTGTTTCACGAGTTATCAGCTACGTAGGAGAGAAAGGAAGAATCTCAAGTACCAAAAAGAAAATT TTGGGGAAGAGATTTCTACAGAAATAAACTCTCTACAATTTGATTTCGATGTGATTCGGCTAGCAACAAACAAGTTCTCTGATGATAACAAGATAGGGGAAGGTGGTTTTGGAGATGTTTACAAG GGAATGTTTCCAAATGGAGATGAAATAGCAgtgaagaggctcataagacaTTCCAGTCAAGGAGCTGTGGAATTTAAGAATGAGGTGCTGTTAATAGCCAAGCTTCAACACAGAAATCTTGTGAGACTGTTAGGATTTTGCTTGAAAAGGAATGAGAAGATACTTATTTATGAATATATGCACAACAAAAGCCTTGATTACTACCTATTTA GCCCTGAAAACCCTAGAAAATTAAATTGGCATCAACGTTACAAGATTATAAGAGGGATTGCTCGAGGCATTCTTTATCTTCACGAGGATTCTCATCTAAAAATCATACATTGTGATCTTAAACCAAGTAACATTTTGTTAGATGACAAAATGAATGCAAAAATCTCAGATTTTGGGTTGGCAAGGATTGTTGCCATTGATCAAATGCAAGGAAATACTAGTATAATTGGTGGGACATA TGGTTACATGTCTCCCGAATATGCAATGCTCGGCCAATTTTCTGTGAAATCTGATGTATTTAGCTTTGGAGTCATAATTCTTGAGATTATCAATGGAAAAAGAAATGTTGATTATAATGGGGAAGATTCCATTGATGACCTCGTGAGCCAT GGTTGGAAGAAATGGAGGGATAATAAGCAATTGGAATTATTGGATCCTCCATTGGCATACTCATGTTCAGAAACAGAAGTCAATAGGTGCATCCAAATTGGTCTACTATGTGTGCAAGAAAATCCAGATCAAAGGCCTACTATGGCAACAATTGCTTTGTATTTCAACTGTTATTCAATAGATCTACCATTACCTCAACAGCCAGCATTTTACATGCGTGGAAAAATTGAATCAAGGATGgcaagtaaaaaaataatgtcaGGCCGACCTAGGAGTTATTCGGTGACAAGGTTTTAA